Sequence from the Streptomyces sp. R33 genome:
GAGTGCCGGGCGGGGCCCCTGGTTTTGGCAGGTCTGCGACAAGAATTTCGGGGTGGCCGGCCGGGTTGTCCGAACAGCCCCCGCCGGGTGTCCGGAACCCGACGCCGTCAGGGCAGCAGGGAGCGGGGAGCGCCGTCAGGGCACGAGCCCCGTCACGGCCCGAGCCCCCGTCACGGCACGAGCCCCGTCACGGCAGCAGGCGCTGCTCCTTGGCCACCGAGACCGCTCCCGCGCGCGTGTCCACGCCGAGCTTGTCGTAGATGCGGCCCAGGTGGGTCTTCACCGTGGCCTCGCTGATGAACAGGGCCCGCGCGATGTCGCGGTTGCCCAGCCCCCGCGCCAACTGGCCCAGGATGTCCAGCTCGCGGTCGGTCAGCGTCGGGCGGGAGCCCCGCATCGCGGCCATCACGCGGCTCGCCACCGGCGGGGAGAGCGTCGTGCGGCCCGCCGCCGCCGAGTGGATCGCGGAGAACAGCTCCTCGGGGCGCTCCGCCTTCAGCAGGTAGCCCGTGGCGCCCGCCGCGATGGCGCGGGTGACGTCCGCGTCCGTGTCGTACGTCGTGAGGACCAGGACGTGCGGGGGGTCGGTCACCGCCGTGATGCGGCGGGTGGCCTCCACCCCGTCGATGCCCTCGCCCAGCTGGAGGTCCATCAGCACCACGTCGGGGCGCAGCTTCGCCGCCAGGGCCACGGCCTCCTCGCCGCTGCCCGCCTCGCCCAGGACCTCGATGTCCGGGGCGCTGCCCAGCAGCGCCAGCAGGCCGGCGCGGACCACGGCGTGGTCGTCGCAGAGCAGGATCGTCGTCGGGCCGGTTCCAGTCGTCATCCGGTGGGCTCCAGGGGGATGGCCGCGGAGAGGACCGTGCCCTCGCCGGGGGTGGATTCGAGGGTCAGGGTGCCGCCGAGCTGGCGGACGCGGGCGCGCATCGCGGGGAGCCCGTGCCCGCGGTCGCCGGCCGCCCCGCGCGCACCCGGCCGCGGCTCGGCGAAGCCCTCGCCGTCGTCCGCGACGTCCAGGACCACCTGGTCGCCGAGGAAGCTCAGGGTCAGGGCCGTGGTCCGGGCGTGCGCGTGCTCGCGGACGTTCGCCAGCGCCCCCTGCGCTATCCGCA
This genomic interval carries:
- a CDS encoding response regulator transcription factor is translated as MTTGTGPTTILLCDDHAVVRAGLLALLGSAPDIEVLGEAGSGEEAVALAAKLRPDVVLMDLQLGEGIDGVEATRRITAVTDPPHVLVLTTYDTDADVTRAIAAGATGYLLKAERPEELFSAIHSAAAGRTTLSPPVASRVMAAMRGSRPTLTDRELDILGQLARGLGNRDIARALFISEATVKTHLGRIYDKLGVDTRAGAVSVAKEQRLLP